From Rissa tridactyla isolate bRisTri1 chromosome 7, bRisTri1.patW.cur.20221130, whole genome shotgun sequence, a single genomic window includes:
- the GIT1 gene encoding ARF GTPase-activating protein GIT1 isoform X1, translating into MSRKAPRAEVCADCSAPDPGWASINRGVLICDECCSVHRSLGRHISIVKHLRHSPWPATLLQMVHTLASNGANSIWEHSLLDPAQVQSGRRKANPQDKVHPTKSEFIRAKYQMLAFVHKLPCRDDDGVTAKDLSKQLHSSVRTGNLETCLRLLSLGAQANFFHPEKGTTPLHVAAKAGQILQAELLVVYGADPGAPDVNGRTPIDYARQAAQHELAERLVECQYELTDRLAFYLCGRKPDHKNGHYIIPQMADRVRPKCMAQSLDLSELAKAAKKKLQALSNRLFEELAMDVYDEVDRRENDAVWLTTQNHSTLVTERSAVPFLPVNPEYSATRNQGRQKLARFNAREFATLLIDILGEAKRRQQGKSLLSPTDALDYSLRSQSDLDDQHDYDSVASDEDTDQELLRNASRNNRARSMDSSDLSDGPITLQEYLEVKKALAASEAKVQQLMKVNNSLSDELRRLQREIHKLQAENTQIRQQTGPAHPTPAPSERPEHGHPPGTAPPHRRDRQAFSMYEPGSALKPFGQPVEELVTRLQPFGAGEVEDEALYSMHIPASVYRIRKGPSASSVPFPPSSPLLSCPPDSARHMSKLDRHGSGTDSDYDNTQAGEVLISMEGKRFVELSKDEDFPHELDPLDGELDPGLPSTEDVILKTEQVTKNIQELLRAAQESKHDSFVPCSEKIHSAVTEMASLFPKKPALETVRSSLRLLNASAYRLQSECRKTVPPEPGAAVDYQLLTQQVIQCAYDIAKAAKQLVTITTREKKQ; encoded by the exons ATGTCCCGGAAGGCGCCGCGGGCGGAGGTGTGCGCCGACTGCAGCGCCCCAG ACCCCGGCTGGGCCTCCATCAACCGCGGGGTGCTCATCTGCGACGAGTGCTGCAGCGTGCACCGCAGCCTGGGCCGCCACATCTCCATCGTCAAGCACCTGCGCCACAGCCCCTGGCCCGCCACCCTGCTCCAG ATGGTGCACACCTTGGCGAGCAACGGGGCCAACTCCATCTGGGAGCACTCGCTGCTGGATCCGGCCCAGGTGCAGAGCGGGCGCCGGAAGGCAAACCCCCAGGACAAAGTGCA ccccaccaagTCAGAGTTCATCCGCGCCAAGTACCAGATGCTGGCCTTCGTCCACAAGCTGCCCTGCCGGGACGATGACGGCGTCACCGCCAAGGACCTCAGCAAG CAATTGCACTCGAGCGTGCGGACGGGCAACCTGGAGACCTGCCTGCGCCTGCTCTCGCTGGGCGCCCAGGCCAACTTCTTCCACCCG GAGAAGGGCACGACGCCATTGCACGTGGCCGCCAAGGCCGGGCAgatcctgcaggcagagctgctggtggtcTACGGCGCAGACCCCGGGGCACCCGACGTGAACGGCCGGACCCCCATCGACTACGCCAG gcaggcagcccagcacgAGCTGGCGGAGCGGCTGGTGGAGTGCCAGTACGAGCTGACCGACCGGCTGGCCTTTTACCTCTGCGGCAGGAAGCCGG ACCACAAGAACGGGCACTACATCATCCCGCAGATGGCTGACAG GGTGCGCCCAAAGTGCATGGCACAGAG CCTGGACCTCTCCGAGCTGGCCAAGGCAGCCAAGAAGAAGCTGCAGGCG CTCAGCAACCGCCTCTTCGAGGAGCTGGCCATGGACGTGTACGACGAGGTGGACCGCCGGGAGAACGACGCgg TCTGGCTGACAACCCAGAACCACAGCACGCTGGTGACAGAGCGTAGCGCCGTCCCCTTCCTCCCTGTCAACCCCGAGTACTCGGCCACGCGCAACCAG GGTCGGCAGAAGCTGGCCAGGTTCAACGCCAGGGAGTTTGCCACCTTGCTCATCGACATCCTCGGGGAAGCCAAGCGCCGGCAGCAAGGGAAGAGTCTGCTGAGCCCCACAG aCGCCCTCGACTACTCTCTGCGGAGCCAGAGCGACCTGGACGACCAGCACGACTACGACAGCGTCGCCTCTGACGAGGACACGGACCAGGAGCTGCTGCGCAACGCCTCCCGCAACAACCGCGCCAGG AGCATGGACTCCTCCGACCTCTCGGACGGCCCCATCACGCTGCAGGAGTACCTGGAGGTGAAGAAGGCTCTGGCCGCCTCCGAGGCCAAGGTGCAGCAGCTGATGAAGGTGAACAACAGCCTGAGCGACGAGCTGCGCCGGCTGCAGCGCGAG ATCCACAAGCTGCAGGCAGAGAACACGCAGATCCGGCAGCAGACGGGCCCCGCGCACCCAACCCCGGCCCCCAGTGAGCGGCCGGAGCACGGGCaccccccgggcacagcccccccccaccgccgggACCGCCAGGCCTTCTCCATGTACGAGCCAGGCTCGGCGCTGAAACCCTTCGGGCAGCCGGTGGAGGAGCTGGTGACGCGGCTGCAGCCCTTCGGCGCCGGC GAGGTGGAGGACGAGGCTCTGTACTCCATGCACATCCCGGCCAGCGTGTACCGG ATCCGGAAAGGTCCGTCTGCCTCCTCGGTGCCCTTTCCCCCGTCCTCCCCGCTGCTCTCCTGCCCGCCCGACAGTGCCCGGCACATG agCAAGCTGGACCGGCACGGCAGCGGCACTGACAGCGACTACGACAACACGCAGGCGGGTGAGGTCCTGATCAG CATGGAAGGGAAGCGGTTCGTGGAGCTGAGCAAGGACGAGGACTTCCCCCACGAGCTGGACCCGCTGGACGGGGAGCTGGACCCCGGGCTGCCCAGCACGGAGGACGTCATCCTCAAAACCGAGCAGGTCACCAAGAACATCCAGGAGCTGCTGCGGGCAGCGCAGGAGTCCAAGCACGACAG CTTTGTGCCCTGCTCGGAGAAGATCCACTCGGCTGTGACGGAGATGGCATCGCTCTTCCCCAAG AAGCCGGCGCTGGAGACGGTGCGGAGCTCCCTGCGGCTGCTCAATGCCAGCGCCTACCGGCTGCAGAGCGAGTGCCGCAAAACCGTGCCGCCCGAGCCGGGGGCCGCCGTGGACTACCAGCTCCTGACCCAGCAGGTCATCCAGTGTGCCTATGACATCGCCAAGGCCGCCAAGCAGCTGGTCACCATCACCACCCGCGAGAAGAAGCAGTGA
- the GIT1 gene encoding ARF GTPase-activating protein GIT1 isoform X3: MSRKAPRAEVCADCSAPDPGWASINRGVLICDECCSVHRSLGRHISIVKHLRHSPWPATLLQMVHTLASNGANSIWEHSLLDPAQVQSGRRKANPQDKVHPTKSEFIRAKYQMLAFVHKLPCRDDDGVTAKDLSKQLHSSVRTGNLETCLRLLSLGAQANFFHPEKGTTPLHVAAKAGQILQAELLVVYGADPGAPDVNGRTPIDYARQAAQHELAERLVECQYELTDRLAFYLCGRKPDHKNGHYIIPQMADRVRPKCMAQSLDLSELAKAAKKKLQALSNRLFEELAMDVYDEVDRRENDAVWLTTQNHSTLVTERSAVPFLPVNPEYSATRNQGRQKLARFNAREFATLLIDILGEAKRRQQGKSLLSPTDALDYSLRSQSDLDDQHDYDSVASDEDTDQELLRNASRNNRARSMDSSDLSDGPITLQEYLEVKKALAASEAKVQQLMKVNNSLSDELRRLQREIHKLQAENTQIRQQTGPAHPTPAPSERPEHGHPPGTAPPHRRDRQAFSMYEPGSALKPFGQPVEELVTRLQPFGAGIRKGPSASSVPFPPSSPLLSCPPDSARHMSKLDRHGSGTDSDYDNTQAGEVLISMEGKRFVELSKDEDFPHELDPLDGELDPGLPSTEDVILKTEQVTKNIQELLRAAQESKHDSFVPCSEKIHSAVTEMASLFPKKPALETVRSSLRLLNASAYRLQSECRKTVPPEPGAAVDYQLLTQQVIQCAYDIAKAAKQLVTITTREKKQ; this comes from the exons ATGTCCCGGAAGGCGCCGCGGGCGGAGGTGTGCGCCGACTGCAGCGCCCCAG ACCCCGGCTGGGCCTCCATCAACCGCGGGGTGCTCATCTGCGACGAGTGCTGCAGCGTGCACCGCAGCCTGGGCCGCCACATCTCCATCGTCAAGCACCTGCGCCACAGCCCCTGGCCCGCCACCCTGCTCCAG ATGGTGCACACCTTGGCGAGCAACGGGGCCAACTCCATCTGGGAGCACTCGCTGCTGGATCCGGCCCAGGTGCAGAGCGGGCGCCGGAAGGCAAACCCCCAGGACAAAGTGCA ccccaccaagTCAGAGTTCATCCGCGCCAAGTACCAGATGCTGGCCTTCGTCCACAAGCTGCCCTGCCGGGACGATGACGGCGTCACCGCCAAGGACCTCAGCAAG CAATTGCACTCGAGCGTGCGGACGGGCAACCTGGAGACCTGCCTGCGCCTGCTCTCGCTGGGCGCCCAGGCCAACTTCTTCCACCCG GAGAAGGGCACGACGCCATTGCACGTGGCCGCCAAGGCCGGGCAgatcctgcaggcagagctgctggtggtcTACGGCGCAGACCCCGGGGCACCCGACGTGAACGGCCGGACCCCCATCGACTACGCCAG gcaggcagcccagcacgAGCTGGCGGAGCGGCTGGTGGAGTGCCAGTACGAGCTGACCGACCGGCTGGCCTTTTACCTCTGCGGCAGGAAGCCGG ACCACAAGAACGGGCACTACATCATCCCGCAGATGGCTGACAG GGTGCGCCCAAAGTGCATGGCACAGAG CCTGGACCTCTCCGAGCTGGCCAAGGCAGCCAAGAAGAAGCTGCAGGCG CTCAGCAACCGCCTCTTCGAGGAGCTGGCCATGGACGTGTACGACGAGGTGGACCGCCGGGAGAACGACGCgg TCTGGCTGACAACCCAGAACCACAGCACGCTGGTGACAGAGCGTAGCGCCGTCCCCTTCCTCCCTGTCAACCCCGAGTACTCGGCCACGCGCAACCAG GGTCGGCAGAAGCTGGCCAGGTTCAACGCCAGGGAGTTTGCCACCTTGCTCATCGACATCCTCGGGGAAGCCAAGCGCCGGCAGCAAGGGAAGAGTCTGCTGAGCCCCACAG aCGCCCTCGACTACTCTCTGCGGAGCCAGAGCGACCTGGACGACCAGCACGACTACGACAGCGTCGCCTCTGACGAGGACACGGACCAGGAGCTGCTGCGCAACGCCTCCCGCAACAACCGCGCCAGG AGCATGGACTCCTCCGACCTCTCGGACGGCCCCATCACGCTGCAGGAGTACCTGGAGGTGAAGAAGGCTCTGGCCGCCTCCGAGGCCAAGGTGCAGCAGCTGATGAAGGTGAACAACAGCCTGAGCGACGAGCTGCGCCGGCTGCAGCGCGAG ATCCACAAGCTGCAGGCAGAGAACACGCAGATCCGGCAGCAGACGGGCCCCGCGCACCCAACCCCGGCCCCCAGTGAGCGGCCGGAGCACGGGCaccccccgggcacagcccccccccaccgccgggACCGCCAGGCCTTCTCCATGTACGAGCCAGGCTCGGCGCTGAAACCCTTCGGGCAGCCGGTGGAGGAGCTGGTGACGCGGCTGCAGCCCTTCGGCGCCGGC ATCCGGAAAGGTCCGTCTGCCTCCTCGGTGCCCTTTCCCCCGTCCTCCCCGCTGCTCTCCTGCCCGCCCGACAGTGCCCGGCACATG agCAAGCTGGACCGGCACGGCAGCGGCACTGACAGCGACTACGACAACACGCAGGCGGGTGAGGTCCTGATCAG CATGGAAGGGAAGCGGTTCGTGGAGCTGAGCAAGGACGAGGACTTCCCCCACGAGCTGGACCCGCTGGACGGGGAGCTGGACCCCGGGCTGCCCAGCACGGAGGACGTCATCCTCAAAACCGAGCAGGTCACCAAGAACATCCAGGAGCTGCTGCGGGCAGCGCAGGAGTCCAAGCACGACAG CTTTGTGCCCTGCTCGGAGAAGATCCACTCGGCTGTGACGGAGATGGCATCGCTCTTCCCCAAG AAGCCGGCGCTGGAGACGGTGCGGAGCTCCCTGCGGCTGCTCAATGCCAGCGCCTACCGGCTGCAGAGCGAGTGCCGCAAAACCGTGCCGCCCGAGCCGGGGGCCGCCGTGGACTACCAGCTCCTGACCCAGCAGGTCATCCAGTGTGCCTATGACATCGCCAAGGCCGCCAAGCAGCTGGTCACCATCACCACCCGCGAGAAGAAGCAGTGA
- the GIT1 gene encoding ARF GTPase-activating protein GIT1 isoform X2, whose amino-acid sequence MSRKAPRAEVCADCSAPDPGWASINRGVLICDECCSVHRSLGRHISIVKHLRHSPWPATLLQMVHTLASNGANSIWEHSLLDPAQVQSGRRKANPQDKVHPTKSEFIRAKYQMLAFVHKLPCRDDDGVTAKDLSKQLHSSVRTGNLETCLRLLSLGAQANFFHPEKGTTPLHVAAKAGQILQAELLVVYGADPGAPDVNGRTPIDYARQAAQHELAERLVECQYELTDRLAFYLCGRKPDHKNGHYIIPQMADSLDLSELAKAAKKKLQALSNRLFEELAMDVYDEVDRRENDAVWLTTQNHSTLVTERSAVPFLPVNPEYSATRNQGRQKLARFNAREFATLLIDILGEAKRRQQGKSLLSPTDALDYSLRSQSDLDDQHDYDSVASDEDTDQELLRNASRNNRARSMDSSDLSDGPITLQEYLEVKKALAASEAKVQQLMKVNNSLSDELRRLQREIHKLQAENTQIRQQTGPAHPTPAPSERPEHGHPPGTAPPHRRDRQAFSMYEPGSALKPFGQPVEELVTRLQPFGAGEVEDEALYSMHIPASVYRIRKGPSASSVPFPPSSPLLSCPPDSARHMSKLDRHGSGTDSDYDNTQAGEVLISMEGKRFVELSKDEDFPHELDPLDGELDPGLPSTEDVILKTEQVTKNIQELLRAAQESKHDSFVPCSEKIHSAVTEMASLFPKKPALETVRSSLRLLNASAYRLQSECRKTVPPEPGAAVDYQLLTQQVIQCAYDIAKAAKQLVTITTREKKQ is encoded by the exons ATGTCCCGGAAGGCGCCGCGGGCGGAGGTGTGCGCCGACTGCAGCGCCCCAG ACCCCGGCTGGGCCTCCATCAACCGCGGGGTGCTCATCTGCGACGAGTGCTGCAGCGTGCACCGCAGCCTGGGCCGCCACATCTCCATCGTCAAGCACCTGCGCCACAGCCCCTGGCCCGCCACCCTGCTCCAG ATGGTGCACACCTTGGCGAGCAACGGGGCCAACTCCATCTGGGAGCACTCGCTGCTGGATCCGGCCCAGGTGCAGAGCGGGCGCCGGAAGGCAAACCCCCAGGACAAAGTGCA ccccaccaagTCAGAGTTCATCCGCGCCAAGTACCAGATGCTGGCCTTCGTCCACAAGCTGCCCTGCCGGGACGATGACGGCGTCACCGCCAAGGACCTCAGCAAG CAATTGCACTCGAGCGTGCGGACGGGCAACCTGGAGACCTGCCTGCGCCTGCTCTCGCTGGGCGCCCAGGCCAACTTCTTCCACCCG GAGAAGGGCACGACGCCATTGCACGTGGCCGCCAAGGCCGGGCAgatcctgcaggcagagctgctggtggtcTACGGCGCAGACCCCGGGGCACCCGACGTGAACGGCCGGACCCCCATCGACTACGCCAG gcaggcagcccagcacgAGCTGGCGGAGCGGCTGGTGGAGTGCCAGTACGAGCTGACCGACCGGCTGGCCTTTTACCTCTGCGGCAGGAAGCCGG ACCACAAGAACGGGCACTACATCATCCCGCAGATGGCTGACAG CCTGGACCTCTCCGAGCTGGCCAAGGCAGCCAAGAAGAAGCTGCAGGCG CTCAGCAACCGCCTCTTCGAGGAGCTGGCCATGGACGTGTACGACGAGGTGGACCGCCGGGAGAACGACGCgg TCTGGCTGACAACCCAGAACCACAGCACGCTGGTGACAGAGCGTAGCGCCGTCCCCTTCCTCCCTGTCAACCCCGAGTACTCGGCCACGCGCAACCAG GGTCGGCAGAAGCTGGCCAGGTTCAACGCCAGGGAGTTTGCCACCTTGCTCATCGACATCCTCGGGGAAGCCAAGCGCCGGCAGCAAGGGAAGAGTCTGCTGAGCCCCACAG aCGCCCTCGACTACTCTCTGCGGAGCCAGAGCGACCTGGACGACCAGCACGACTACGACAGCGTCGCCTCTGACGAGGACACGGACCAGGAGCTGCTGCGCAACGCCTCCCGCAACAACCGCGCCAGG AGCATGGACTCCTCCGACCTCTCGGACGGCCCCATCACGCTGCAGGAGTACCTGGAGGTGAAGAAGGCTCTGGCCGCCTCCGAGGCCAAGGTGCAGCAGCTGATGAAGGTGAACAACAGCCTGAGCGACGAGCTGCGCCGGCTGCAGCGCGAG ATCCACAAGCTGCAGGCAGAGAACACGCAGATCCGGCAGCAGACGGGCCCCGCGCACCCAACCCCGGCCCCCAGTGAGCGGCCGGAGCACGGGCaccccccgggcacagcccccccccaccgccgggACCGCCAGGCCTTCTCCATGTACGAGCCAGGCTCGGCGCTGAAACCCTTCGGGCAGCCGGTGGAGGAGCTGGTGACGCGGCTGCAGCCCTTCGGCGCCGGC GAGGTGGAGGACGAGGCTCTGTACTCCATGCACATCCCGGCCAGCGTGTACCGG ATCCGGAAAGGTCCGTCTGCCTCCTCGGTGCCCTTTCCCCCGTCCTCCCCGCTGCTCTCCTGCCCGCCCGACAGTGCCCGGCACATG agCAAGCTGGACCGGCACGGCAGCGGCACTGACAGCGACTACGACAACACGCAGGCGGGTGAGGTCCTGATCAG CATGGAAGGGAAGCGGTTCGTGGAGCTGAGCAAGGACGAGGACTTCCCCCACGAGCTGGACCCGCTGGACGGGGAGCTGGACCCCGGGCTGCCCAGCACGGAGGACGTCATCCTCAAAACCGAGCAGGTCACCAAGAACATCCAGGAGCTGCTGCGGGCAGCGCAGGAGTCCAAGCACGACAG CTTTGTGCCCTGCTCGGAGAAGATCCACTCGGCTGTGACGGAGATGGCATCGCTCTTCCCCAAG AAGCCGGCGCTGGAGACGGTGCGGAGCTCCCTGCGGCTGCTCAATGCCAGCGCCTACCGGCTGCAGAGCGAGTGCCGCAAAACCGTGCCGCCCGAGCCGGGGGCCGCCGTGGACTACCAGCTCCTGACCCAGCAGGTCATCCAGTGTGCCTATGACATCGCCAAGGCCGCCAAGCAGCTGGTCACCATCACCACCCGCGAGAAGAAGCAGTGA
- the GIT1 gene encoding ARF GTPase-activating protein GIT1 isoform X4, producing the protein MSRKAPRAEVCADCSAPDPGWASINRGVLICDECCSVHRSLGRHISIVKHLRHSPWPATLLQMVHTLASNGANSIWEHSLLDPAQVQSGRRKANPQDKVHPTKSEFIRAKYQMLAFVHKLPCRDDDGVTAKDLSKQLHSSVRTGNLETCLRLLSLGAQANFFHPEKGTTPLHVAAKAGQILQAELLVVYGADPGAPDVNGRTPIDYARQAAQHELAERLVECQYELTDRLAFYLCGRKPDHKNGHYIIPQMADSLDLSELAKAAKKKLQALSNRLFEELAMDVYDEVDRRENDAVWLTTQNHSTLVTERSAVPFLPVNPEYSATRNQGRQKLARFNAREFATLLIDILGEAKRRQQGKSLLSPTDALDYSLRSQSDLDDQHDYDSVASDEDTDQELLRNASRNNRARSMDSSDLSDGPITLQEYLEVKKALAASEAKVQQLMKVNNSLSDELRRLQREIHKLQAENTQIRQQTGPAHPTPAPSERPEHGHPPGTAPPHRRDRQAFSMYEPGSALKPFGQPVEELVTRLQPFGAGIRKGPSASSVPFPPSSPLLSCPPDSARHMSKLDRHGSGTDSDYDNTQAGEVLISMEGKRFVELSKDEDFPHELDPLDGELDPGLPSTEDVILKTEQVTKNIQELLRAAQESKHDSFVPCSEKIHSAVTEMASLFPKKPALETVRSSLRLLNASAYRLQSECRKTVPPEPGAAVDYQLLTQQVIQCAYDIAKAAKQLVTITTREKKQ; encoded by the exons ATGTCCCGGAAGGCGCCGCGGGCGGAGGTGTGCGCCGACTGCAGCGCCCCAG ACCCCGGCTGGGCCTCCATCAACCGCGGGGTGCTCATCTGCGACGAGTGCTGCAGCGTGCACCGCAGCCTGGGCCGCCACATCTCCATCGTCAAGCACCTGCGCCACAGCCCCTGGCCCGCCACCCTGCTCCAG ATGGTGCACACCTTGGCGAGCAACGGGGCCAACTCCATCTGGGAGCACTCGCTGCTGGATCCGGCCCAGGTGCAGAGCGGGCGCCGGAAGGCAAACCCCCAGGACAAAGTGCA ccccaccaagTCAGAGTTCATCCGCGCCAAGTACCAGATGCTGGCCTTCGTCCACAAGCTGCCCTGCCGGGACGATGACGGCGTCACCGCCAAGGACCTCAGCAAG CAATTGCACTCGAGCGTGCGGACGGGCAACCTGGAGACCTGCCTGCGCCTGCTCTCGCTGGGCGCCCAGGCCAACTTCTTCCACCCG GAGAAGGGCACGACGCCATTGCACGTGGCCGCCAAGGCCGGGCAgatcctgcaggcagagctgctggtggtcTACGGCGCAGACCCCGGGGCACCCGACGTGAACGGCCGGACCCCCATCGACTACGCCAG gcaggcagcccagcacgAGCTGGCGGAGCGGCTGGTGGAGTGCCAGTACGAGCTGACCGACCGGCTGGCCTTTTACCTCTGCGGCAGGAAGCCGG ACCACAAGAACGGGCACTACATCATCCCGCAGATGGCTGACAG CCTGGACCTCTCCGAGCTGGCCAAGGCAGCCAAGAAGAAGCTGCAGGCG CTCAGCAACCGCCTCTTCGAGGAGCTGGCCATGGACGTGTACGACGAGGTGGACCGCCGGGAGAACGACGCgg TCTGGCTGACAACCCAGAACCACAGCACGCTGGTGACAGAGCGTAGCGCCGTCCCCTTCCTCCCTGTCAACCCCGAGTACTCGGCCACGCGCAACCAG GGTCGGCAGAAGCTGGCCAGGTTCAACGCCAGGGAGTTTGCCACCTTGCTCATCGACATCCTCGGGGAAGCCAAGCGCCGGCAGCAAGGGAAGAGTCTGCTGAGCCCCACAG aCGCCCTCGACTACTCTCTGCGGAGCCAGAGCGACCTGGACGACCAGCACGACTACGACAGCGTCGCCTCTGACGAGGACACGGACCAGGAGCTGCTGCGCAACGCCTCCCGCAACAACCGCGCCAGG AGCATGGACTCCTCCGACCTCTCGGACGGCCCCATCACGCTGCAGGAGTACCTGGAGGTGAAGAAGGCTCTGGCCGCCTCCGAGGCCAAGGTGCAGCAGCTGATGAAGGTGAACAACAGCCTGAGCGACGAGCTGCGCCGGCTGCAGCGCGAG ATCCACAAGCTGCAGGCAGAGAACACGCAGATCCGGCAGCAGACGGGCCCCGCGCACCCAACCCCGGCCCCCAGTGAGCGGCCGGAGCACGGGCaccccccgggcacagcccccccccaccgccgggACCGCCAGGCCTTCTCCATGTACGAGCCAGGCTCGGCGCTGAAACCCTTCGGGCAGCCGGTGGAGGAGCTGGTGACGCGGCTGCAGCCCTTCGGCGCCGGC ATCCGGAAAGGTCCGTCTGCCTCCTCGGTGCCCTTTCCCCCGTCCTCCCCGCTGCTCTCCTGCCCGCCCGACAGTGCCCGGCACATG agCAAGCTGGACCGGCACGGCAGCGGCACTGACAGCGACTACGACAACACGCAGGCGGGTGAGGTCCTGATCAG CATGGAAGGGAAGCGGTTCGTGGAGCTGAGCAAGGACGAGGACTTCCCCCACGAGCTGGACCCGCTGGACGGGGAGCTGGACCCCGGGCTGCCCAGCACGGAGGACGTCATCCTCAAAACCGAGCAGGTCACCAAGAACATCCAGGAGCTGCTGCGGGCAGCGCAGGAGTCCAAGCACGACAG CTTTGTGCCCTGCTCGGAGAAGATCCACTCGGCTGTGACGGAGATGGCATCGCTCTTCCCCAAG AAGCCGGCGCTGGAGACGGTGCGGAGCTCCCTGCGGCTGCTCAATGCCAGCGCCTACCGGCTGCAGAGCGAGTGCCGCAAAACCGTGCCGCCCGAGCCGGGGGCCGCCGTGGACTACCAGCTCCTGACCCAGCAGGTCATCCAGTGTGCCTATGACATCGCCAAGGCCGCCAAGCAGCTGGTCACCATCACCACCCGCGAGAAGAAGCAGTGA
- the ABHD15 gene encoding LOW QUALITY PROTEIN: protein ABHD15 (The sequence of the model RefSeq protein was modified relative to this genomic sequence to represent the inferred CDS: deleted 1 base in 1 codon), producing MRRAPGLPAGAPAAPMVSPEGLVAAAAALAGLGLLARRLWAGRLEVPGDWSEEEEEEEEGIPFMAEDGSGCCRLLCKPSALAQHLVRSLGQSAGLWGGHWLWPRWPRLQMLRQLLKPPEPEPAVARELLQMPDSGLVALDWLVGPWGGAAGGGGGGPSPVLLLIPNAAGQVTGGLLQLGLRALERGFLPVIFNRRGHNGCPLTTPRLQPFGDPGDLREAVTYLRCRHPAALLLAVSEGSGSGLLLAYLGESGSSSHLAAAACVSPIFCGRDWFEAGMPWLYEWPLLLHLKRGLSRYAGSLAQAVDVDGLLGSRSLRELEEALFCQTKSRPTSWEAYWERNEPLRDADEAAVPVLCLCSADDPVRGPPARSLPLELFRSSPYFFLLLTPRGGHCGFPRRGPGHCWGHEAVLEFFRAMAEFLGAEERRKGLPWPRRWGGPAVEPPVFTWQRSYTR from the exons ATGCGCCGGGCACCGGGGCTGCCGGCCGGGGCTCCTGCCGCCCCCATGGTGTCCCCCGAGGGTTTGGTggccgcagccgcagcgctcgctgGCCTGGGTCTCCTGGCCCGGCGCCTttgggcagggaggctggaggtgccTGGAGACtggagtgaggaagaggaggaggaagaggaggggatcCCTTTCATGGCCGAGGACGGCTCGGGGTGCTGCCGGCTGCTGTGCAAGCCCTCGGCGCTGGCCCAGCACCTGGTGCGGAGCTTGGGGCAGTcggcggggctgtgggggggaCATTGGCTGTGGCCGCGTTGGCCCCGGCTCCAGATGTTGCGGCAGCTCCTGAAGCCCCCCGAGCCGGAGCCGGCGGTGGCCCGGGAGCTCCTGCAGATGCCCGACAGCGGGCTGGTGGCCCTAGACTGGTTGGTGGGGCcgtgggggggggctgcaggtggcggtggggggggccccagccctgtgctgctgctcatCCCTAATGCCGCCGGGCAGGTGACGGGGggactgctgcagctggggctgcggGCGCTGGAGAGGGGCTTCCTCCCCGTCATCTTCAACCGCCGGGGCCACAACGGCTGCCCCCTCACCACCCCCCGGCTCCAGCCCTTCGGGGACCCCGGGGACCTGCGGGAAGCGGTGACCTACCTGCGCTGCCGGCAC CCCGCCGCCCTGCTGCTGGCCGTCAGCGAGGGCTCGGGctcggggctgctgctggcctaCCTGGGGGAGAGCGGCTCCTCCAGCCACctggccgccgccgcctgcgTCTCCCCCATCTTCTGCGGCCGGGACTGGTTCGAAGCTGGGATGCCCTGGCTCTACGAATGGCCGCTGCTCCTGCACCTCAAGAGGGGACTCAGCAG GTACGCGGGGTCCCTGGCCCAGGCAGTGGACGTGGACGGGCTGCTGGGCAGCCGCTCGCTGCGGGAGCTGGAGGAAGCCCTCTTCTGCCAGACCAAGAGCCGTCCCACCAGCTGGGAGGCCTACTGGGAACGCAACGAGCCCCTGCGGGACGCCGACGAGGCAGCCGTGCCGGTGCTGTGCCTCTGCAGCGCCGACGATCCCGTCCGCGGCCCCCCGGCCCGCAGCCTGCCCCTGGAGCTCTTCCGCAGCAGCCCCTACTTCTTCCTGCTGCTGACCCCCCGCGGGGGACACTGCGGCTTCCCCCGGCGGGGACCGGGGCACTGCTGGGGCCACGAGGCCGTGCTGGAGTTCTTCAGGGCCATGGCCGAGTTCCTGGGGGCTGAGGAGCGGAGGAAGGGGCTGCCGTGGCCCCGCAGGTGGGGGGGTCCTGCCGTCGAGCCCCCCGTCTTCACCTGGCAGAGGTCCTACACCCGATAG